The following are encoded in a window of Ignavibacteriales bacterium genomic DNA:
- a CDS encoding PAS domain-containing protein — protein sequence MKKIILLFIVVSSLSTNLFAQMHDIKFKRLYEGLSQSSVSCILQDRKGFMWFGTVGGLNRYDGAEFIVYKNVSNDTTSLSANWVLDILESSKGNLWIATADGLNMFDRDKNKFVRYVHKKEDKGSLSHNVVNTILEDSRGNLWVGTDQGGLDMFNKKDNNFIHYRNDNKDRRSLSSNTVYCLYEDRKGNLWIGTRDGQLNLFDRNTRSFTQFKFDNGGASNLNPGRFRKIVEDNQGKFWVGTQDNGLFSIESYSAGHIKYRQYVHDANDVNSLLNNHILSMHLDKTGYLWIGIENGGLEIFNIEKKTLKHYKNDPNDESSISSNSIWSIYQDPIGRIWIGTFDKGLNLIDRYYEKFITYRRQANNRNSLSNENVSKFLEDKHGNLWIATDGGGLNYFNRDKKSFEHFRHNENNKNSLSSDAVLGLYEDKEENLWVGTWAGGIDVLSKDRKTFKHYNTGNGSLLSNNVYTMINDNKGNILIATNSGLNVYDPKKKRFFTYIHNESDENSLSFNAIIQLYRDSKDQIWIGTEGSGLDLMKKDKLGKVSFAHYRNDPTEPSTLSNNIVESIYEDSYHNIWIGTSNGLNLMNRESGTFTIFRKEDGLPDNAIQGILEDNQGTLWLSTLKGLSRFNFKTKTFRNYDVSDGLQGNEFNGRAAMKSRNGEMFFGGRQGFNIVHSESILENPFVPPVYLTDFKIFNKSMNIGTEGSPLKKSIAETKEITLSYTQSVFSFDFAALNYTHPEKNQYAYMMEGFDKEWNYIGIKRTATYTNLDPGEYVFRVKASNNDGIWNEKGASLSIRITPPFWRTYWFYVILFAIIACVIFLFYQSRIRARELAEQRRMDEAIAKERNLLRMVIDNLPDAIYVKDTNCRKTIANVADVNYMGLQSEAEAIGKDDFDVFPKEMAEEFYAGDQSVIQTGNSVFTKEGYVYDKQGQIRWLATTKLPLRDNEGKIIGLVGIGRDITERKLAEEALQKERNLLRTLIDNLPDSIYVKDVNCRKTIANLTEVHYMGLQSEAEAIGKDDFDIYPKELADGFYADDQSVIQTGKAVVNREEYVIDEQGQKRWLATSKLPLRNEKGQTIGLIGIGRDITKRKLAEEALQKERYLLRTLIDMSPMCITWVSNQKRRQ from the coding sequence ATGAAAAAAATCATTCTCCTATTCATTGTTGTCAGTAGTTTGTCAACCAATTTATTTGCTCAAATGCATGACATCAAATTCAAACGTTTATATGAAGGTCTTTCTCAAAGTTCGGTTAGTTGCATTCTGCAAGACAGAAAGGGTTTTATGTGGTTTGGTACGGTAGGAGGGCTGAACAGATATGACGGCGCTGAATTTATCGTTTATAAAAACGTTAGTAATGATACCACAAGCCTGAGTGCCAATTGGGTACTCGATATCTTAGAAAGCAGTAAGGGCAACTTATGGATTGCCACGGCCGATGGTTTGAACATGTTTGATAGAGATAAAAACAAGTTCGTTCGATATGTTCATAAAAAGGAAGATAAAGGCAGCTTGAGTCACAACGTTGTCAATACAATTTTGGAGGATTCAAGAGGAAACTTGTGGGTCGGCACAGATCAGGGCGGACTCGATATGTTTAATAAAAAAGATAATAACTTTATTCATTACAGGAATGATAATAAGGACAGAAGGAGCCTGAGCAGTAATACAGTTTATTGTCTTTATGAAGATCGTAAGGGGAATCTATGGATTGGCACGAGAGACGGACAATTAAACTTGTTTGATAGAAATACTCGAAGTTTTACACAATTCAAATTTGATAACGGAGGGGCAAGCAACCTGAACCCGGGTCGATTCAGAAAGATAGTAGAAGATAATCAGGGCAAATTCTGGGTTGGTACTCAAGATAATGGGCTTTTTTCAATAGAAAGTTATAGTGCAGGTCATATCAAATATAGACAATATGTGCATGATGCAAATGACGTTAATAGCCTGTTGAATAACCACATCCTGTCAATGCACTTGGACAAAACCGGCTACTTGTGGATAGGAATTGAAAATGGCGGTCTAGAAATATTCAACATTGAGAAGAAAACTTTGAAGCATTACAAAAATGATCCCAATGATGAATCCAGCATTAGCAGTAACTCCATCTGGTCCATTTATCAAGATCCGATTGGAAGAATATGGATTGGAACTTTTGATAAAGGTCTCAATTTGATTGACAGGTACTATGAGAAGTTCATTACTTACCGACGTCAAGCGAATAACAGAAATAGTTTGAGTAATGAAAACGTATCAAAGTTCCTTGAAGATAAACATGGGAATCTTTGGATTGCTACTGATGGAGGAGGTCTCAACTACTTTAATAGAGATAAAAAATCATTTGAACATTTCCGACATAACGAGAATAATAAAAACAGTTTAAGCAGTGATGCAGTATTAGGTCTCTATGAGGACAAAGAGGAAAATCTTTGGGTGGGCACGTGGGCGGGCGGGATTGATGTGTTAAGTAAAGACAGGAAGACATTTAAACACTATAATACAGGTAACGGTAGTCTTTTAAGTAATAATGTTTACACAATGATCAATGATAATAAAGGCAATATTTTAATTGCCACGAATAGCGGACTAAATGTTTATGATCCCAAAAAGAAACGGTTTTTTACCTACATCCATAATGAATCGGATGAAAACAGCCTGAGTTTTAATGCTATCATACAGCTTTATCGAGACAGCAAGGATCAAATTTGGATTGGTACAGAGGGGAGCGGATTGGATTTAATGAAAAAGGATAAATTGGGTAAAGTTTCGTTTGCCCATTATCGAAACGATCCAACAGAACCAAGCACTTTAAGTAATAATATCGTAGAAAGTATTTATGAAGACAGTTATCACAACATATGGATTGGTACGAGTAATGGACTGAATTTGATGAATAGAGAGAGTGGTACGTTTACCATCTTTCGTAAAGAAGATGGTTTACCTGACAACGCAATTCAAGGAATCTTAGAAGATAATCAAGGTACTCTATGGTTGAGTACTCTGAAGGGTCTATCCAGGTTTAATTTCAAGACGAAAACTTTTAGAAATTATGATGTGAGCGACGGACTTCAGGGAAATGAATTCAATGGTAGGGCTGCAATGAAGAGTCGTAATGGTGAAATGTTTTTTGGGGGCAGGCAAGGTTTTAACATTGTTCATTCTGAAAGTATACTCGAGAATCCATTTGTTCCTCCTGTATATCTTACGGATTTCAAAATTTTTAACAAATCTATGAATATAGGAACAGAGGGCTCACCGCTTAAAAAATCCATTGCTGAGACGAAAGAAATTACGCTTTCTTATACACAATCGGTTTTTTCGTTCGATTTTGCGGCTCTCAATTATACACATCCTGAGAAAAATCAATATGCATATATGATGGAAGGATTTGATAAAGAATGGAATTATATTGGCATAAAACGTACAGCAACCTATACAAATTTAGATCCCGGAGAATATGTTTTTCGTGTGAAGGCTTCGAATAACGATGGCATCTGGAATGAGAAAGGTGCATCGTTGAGCATCCGCATTACACCTCCATTTTGGCGAACCTACTGGTTTTATGTTATACTGTTTGCAATAATTGCATGCGTTATCTTCTTGTTCTATCAAAGTCGTATACGGGCAAGAGAGCTTGCGGAACAAAGACGAATGGATGAAGCAATTGCCAAGGAGCGCAACTTATTACGCATGGTAATAGATAACCTGCCTGATGCGATTTATGTAAAAGACACTAATTGTCGCAAAACTATTGCCAATGTCGCCGATGTGAATTATATGGGTCTCCAATCAGAAGCGGAGGCAATAGGCAAAGACGACTTTGATGTTTTCCCTAAGGAGATGGCAGAGGAATTCTATGCTGGTGATCAATCAGTCATTCAGACCGGCAACTCAGTATTCACCAAAGAAGGGTATGTATATGATAAGCAAGGTCAGATACGTTGGTTAGCTACAACGAAACTCCCACTGCGAGACAATGAAGGTAAAATCATTGGACTAGTCGGTATTGGTAGAGATATCACTGAACGAAAGCTTGCAGAAGAAGCACTTCAAAAGGAGAGAAACCTACTGCGGACATTGATTGACAATCTTCCTGATTCGATTTATGTAAAAGACGTCAACTGCCGCAAAACTATTGCCAATCTTACTGAAGTGCATTATATGGGTCTCCAATCAGAAGCGGAGGCAATAGGTAAAGATGACTTCGATATTTACCCGAAGGAGTTAGCGGATGGATTTTATGCTGACGACCAATCGGTCATTCAGACTGGCAAGGCAGTAGTCAACAGAGAAGAGTATGTAATTGATGAGCAAGGCCAGAAACGTTGGCTGGCTACATCTAAACTTCCATTACGGAATGAAAAAGGTCAAACCATTGGTCTGATTGGCATTGGCAGAGATATCACCAAACGCAAGCTTGCAGAAGAAGCACTTCAGAAGGAGAGATACTTACTGCGGACATTGATTGACATGTCGCCGATGTGCATAACATGGGTCTCCAATCAGAAGCGGAGGCAATAG
- the uvrB gene encoding excinuclease ABC subunit UvrB translates to MAYQLISDLTPSGDQPEAIKQLVEGIQRGDRHQTLLGVTGSGKTFTISNVITHINKPVLVMSHNKTLAAQLYAEFKTYFPYNRVEFFISYYDYYQPEAYVPTTDTYIAKDSSVNDEIDRLRLRATSALLSGDPNVIVVASVSCIYGIGAPDEWISQTLMIKKGDRVGRQGLLKRLIDLLYTRNDYEFARGTFRVRGDVVEVIPSYENEEAIRIEFFGDEIERISYINKVDGQVLGEADGEMIYPAKQFITSRETIERAMNGIYDELRERTAELRLLGKLVEAQRIEQRTRFDMEMLREVGYCSGIENYSRHFAGRSPGSRPSCLLDYFPKDFLTIIDESHVTVSQIGAMYAGDRSRKTTLVEYGFRLPSALDNRPLMFDEWEAMEKQIIYVSATPGTYELQKCQGVVVEQVIRPTGLIDPEVEVRASKHQIDDLIAEIRTRTAKKERTLVTTLTKRMAEDLTEYLSNINIKVRYIHSEVDALERVETLRDLRLGEFDVLVGVNLLREGLDLPEVSLVAIIDADKEGFLRSERSLIQTAGRTARNSNGKVILYADKMTGSMERMMSETNRRRKKQVAYNTKHGITPTTIYKTTEEILAATSIADVKMKQDERYQRSKPMVIAESVTKYLTSDQKKDMLEELKAEMKRAAKDLEFERAAELRNEIERLEGRN, encoded by the coding sequence ATGGCTTATCAACTTATTTCTGACTTAACTCCTTCCGGGGATCAGCCGGAAGCAATCAAACAGCTTGTAGAAGGAATACAACGCGGTGATCGTCATCAAACACTTCTTGGTGTCACCGGCAGCGGTAAAACATTTACCATCTCCAATGTTATCACGCACATCAATAAACCTGTGTTGGTGATGTCCCATAATAAGACGTTGGCGGCACAATTATACGCAGAATTCAAAACGTATTTTCCTTATAACCGCGTTGAGTTCTTTATTAGTTACTACGATTATTATCAGCCGGAGGCGTATGTTCCAACAACCGATACGTACATCGCCAAAGATTCATCGGTAAACGATGAAATAGACCGCTTGCGGTTGCGGGCGACAAGCGCATTGTTAAGCGGCGATCCAAATGTCATCGTCGTCGCATCTGTCAGCTGCATCTACGGAATCGGCGCACCGGACGAATGGATCAGCCAGACACTCATGATTAAAAAAGGCGATCGTGTCGGCCGTCAGGGATTGCTCAAGCGGCTTATCGACTTGTTGTACACACGAAATGATTACGAATTTGCCCGGGGCACATTCCGCGTGCGCGGCGATGTCGTGGAAGTAATCCCAAGCTATGAGAACGAAGAAGCTATTCGCATCGAATTCTTTGGCGATGAAATCGAACGGATTTCTTACATCAACAAAGTTGATGGACAAGTTCTTGGCGAAGCGGACGGCGAGATGATTTATCCAGCAAAGCAATTTATCACTTCGCGCGAGACTATCGAACGTGCAATGAACGGCATCTACGATGAATTGCGCGAACGAACCGCAGAACTTCGTTTACTTGGCAAACTTGTCGAGGCGCAGCGAATTGAACAACGGACACGGTTCGATATGGAAATGCTGCGCGAAGTTGGATATTGCTCCGGCATCGAAAATTATTCGCGGCACTTCGCAGGCAGGTCGCCAGGCTCCCGCCCCTCATGCTTATTAGATTACTTTCCAAAGGATTTTCTTACCATCATCGACGAGTCGCATGTTACCGTATCGCAAATCGGCGCCATGTATGCCGGCGACCGCTCGCGCAAGACGACACTCGTTGAGTACGGATTCCGCCTTCCATCAGCGCTCGATAATCGACCGCTCATGTTCGATGAATGGGAAGCGATGGAGAAACAGATTATTTACGTCAGCGCAACACCCGGAACGTACGAATTACAGAAATGCCAAGGTGTTGTAGTGGAGCAGGTTATTCGCCCCACCGGACTCATTGATCCGGAAGTGGAAGTACGTGCGAGCAAACATCAGATTGATGATTTGATTGCGGAGATTCGTACTCGCACTGCGAAGAAAGAACGTACGCTCGTGACGACGCTGACGAAGCGCATGGCTGAAGATTTGACCGAGTATCTATCGAATATAAATATCAAAGTACGGTACATTCATTCGGAAGTGGATGCACTGGAGCGTGTGGAGACACTGCGCGATTTGCGATTGGGCGAGTTCGATGTCCTCGTGGGCGTAAATTTGCTTCGCGAAGGTCTTGATTTACCGGAAGTTTCGCTCGTCGCCATCATCGATGCAGACAAGGAAGGTTTTCTCCGCTCCGAACGCTCGCTCATCCAAACGGCAGGCCGTACCGCACGCAACTCGAATGGTAAAGTCATTCTTTATGCAGACAAAATGACCGGCTCAATGGAACGAATGATGAGCGAGACAAATCGCCGTCGTAAAAAACAGGTCGCGTACAATACCAAGCATGGTATTACACCGACAACCATCTACAAAACGACGGAGGAAATTCTTGCCGCGACATCTATCGCTGACGTGAAAATGAAACAAGACGAGCGATATCAGCGTTCAAAACCAATGGTTATTGCCGAGTCAGTCACAAAATATCTAACAAGCGATCAAAAGAAAGACATGCTGGAAGAATTAAAGGCAGAGATGAAGCGGGCGGCAAAAGATTTAGAGTTCGAGCGCGCCGCAGAACTGCGGAATGAGATTGAGAGGCTGGAAGGCAGGAATTAG
- a CDS encoding four helix bundle protein: protein MPNVNFQLRIEKMTSEELKQRTKEMSLNILRLVATVPKTREGDVIVKQIIRSATSVAANYRAACKARSRADFINKIGIVEEEADETTLWLDYLLELSLVDKNRCLQLLQETKELVAIFAASAITAKSKRVK from the coding sequence ATGCCAAATGTCAATTTCCAATTGAGAATTGAAAAGATGACTTCTGAAGAATTGAAACAACGCACAAAGGAAATGTCCTTAAATATTCTTCGGCTCGTTGCCACGGTACCTAAAACGAGAGAGGGTGATGTCATCGTAAAACAGATCATACGATCAGCAACGTCTGTTGCTGCAAATTACCGTGCTGCGTGTAAAGCACGGTCAAGGGCAGATTTTATCAATAAAATTGGAATCGTTGAAGAAGAGGCTGACGAGACTACGCTATGGCTTGACTATCTTTTAGAATTATCTCTTGTTGACAAAAATCGATGTCTTCAATTGCTACAGGAGACAAAAGAATTGGTCGCTATATTTGCAGCCTCAGCAATAACTGCAAAAAGCAAACGTGTAAAGTGA
- a CDS encoding double zinc ribbon domain-containing protein produces the protein MKIRDLTNRLTSPFLDFLYPPVCVACNKPLPDGGQKVCMDCWNAIPLVTQHLHLYQETRAKLRSGGDINDLVSCFVFEKEGSFQHIAHALKYKEYKSIGIDLGIRIGETLEEWNFEVDLLIPVPLHRIKQRERGYNQSEFIARGISSVIGKPIVLNAVCRTRHTLTQTKLTIEERRKNMEHAFELSPHSSDILFEQKCLLVDDVITTGATTNSCAQVMHLAGAAKIIAAAAALAE, from the coding sequence TTGAAAATCCGCGACTTAACAAATCGCCTTACTTCTCCTTTTCTCGACTTCCTCTACCCGCCGGTGTGCGTCGCTTGCAATAAACCCTTGCCGGATGGAGGTCAGAAAGTCTGTATGGACTGCTGGAATGCAATTCCGCTCGTGACACAACATCTCCATCTCTACCAAGAGACACGAGCGAAACTTCGCTCTGGAGGCGATATCAACGATCTTGTTTCATGTTTTGTTTTTGAGAAGGAAGGATCATTTCAGCACATTGCGCATGCATTGAAATATAAAGAGTATAAGTCTATCGGCATAGATTTGGGAATTCGCATCGGAGAAACGTTGGAAGAATGGAATTTTGAGGTCGACCTTCTTATCCCGGTACCGCTTCACCGCATAAAGCAGCGTGAGCGCGGCTATAACCAGTCCGAATTCATTGCGCGCGGTATTTCCTCCGTCATTGGCAAACCGATTGTTTTGAATGCAGTATGCAGGACACGTCACACGCTGACGCAGACGAAACTCACTATCGAAGAGCGGCGCAAAAACATGGAACATGCGTTCGAGCTCAGTCCACATTCATCGGACATCCTGTTTGAACAAAAATGTCTTTTGGTGGACGACGTCATCACGACCGGTGCTACAACGAATTCATGCGCGCAAGTAATGCATTTAGCGGGCGCAGCAAAAATCATTGCCGCAGCAGCAGCACTTGCCGAGTAG
- a CDS encoding response regulator translates to MLGQTVNPQKPQIPHEPTHRDDAKKVVSEILKRVDQLIRQGNLDHAQLEISKAKAVDPRNVYVFALEERISILKDQIVHVEEKQTVKEPISAPVIGQISKPETKTPQMPTPPKPEPTIAISSPTPNVTTSSILPSPFFVGPVIKPQEKREDRILDRSADLDSYRQALIHAWSDGALTENEERQLNELRTVFDISKADYEHIEKDVKYECYRNALLRQLSDNSKTFSDSKSLTELQHTFQISDEEHLHIQTQLMNTIQHKQRDKVLVIDDDTRLLELLAASLEDSGFDVTALPTSDEAYALLRKFVPDLILCDINLETSTMGGFTFYEKVQELKSVQSIPFVFLTGLTDEALVRTGKELGVDDYLMKPISEQTLVSTLRGKLKRFRQLNKIITAPLPTMAAA, encoded by the coding sequence ATGCTTGGACAAACAGTAAACCCGCAAAAACCACAGATTCCACACGAACCAACACATCGCGACGACGCTAAGAAAGTGGTCAGCGAAATCTTAAAACGTGTGGATCAACTGATTCGACAGGGTAATCTCGACCATGCACAACTAGAGATTTCGAAAGCAAAGGCAGTGGATCCGCGCAATGTTTATGTTTTTGCCTTAGAAGAACGCATCTCTATTCTTAAAGATCAAATTGTTCATGTGGAAGAGAAACAGACTGTCAAGGAACCAATCTCTGCGCCTGTGATCGGACAAATTTCCAAACCAGAAACTAAGACTCCGCAGATGCCGACTCCACCCAAGCCAGAACCGACTATTGCGATTTCTTCACCGACTCCTAATGTAACAACTTCATCTATTCTGCCTTCACCATTTTTTGTCGGTCCTGTAATAAAGCCACAAGAAAAACGGGAAGATCGCATTCTTGATCGATCTGCTGATTTGGATTCCTATCGGCAAGCCCTCATTCATGCATGGTCCGACGGAGCGTTGACAGAAAACGAAGAACGACAATTGAACGAACTCCGAACGGTATTCGATATTTCGAAAGCCGATTATGAACACATTGAAAAGGATGTAAAATATGAATGCTATCGGAATGCATTGCTTCGACAGCTCTCCGACAATTCGAAGACGTTTTCTGACTCGAAATCCCTCACCGAGTTGCAGCACACTTTTCAAATCTCCGACGAGGAACATCTGCATATTCAGACACAGTTGATGAATACCATACAACACAAACAGCGGGACAAAGTGCTCGTCATCGACGACGATACACGGCTTTTAGAATTGCTTGCAGCATCGTTGGAAGACAGCGGATTTGATGTTACCGCACTTCCTACTTCTGATGAGGCGTACGCACTTCTCCGAAAATTCGTCCCCGATCTCATCCTGTGTGATATCAATTTAGAAACTTCTACGATGGGCGGATTTACGTTCTACGAAAAAGTACAGGAACTGAAAAGCGTTCAAAGCATTCCATTTGTTTTCTTAACCGGGCTTACAGATGAAGCCCTCGTTCGAACCGGTAAAGAACTTGGCGTGGATGATTATCTCATGAAACCGATTTCCGAACAAACGCTGGTTTCGACGCTGCGCGGCAAATTGAAGCGGTTTAGACAACTCAATAAAATAATAACTGCTCCTCTGCCTACGATGGCGGCGGCATAA
- a CDS encoding beta-propeller fold lactonase family protein translates to MKIRFLMILTFIVVATLHSQIPGEKDNRMLLPNGWWLSPAGEQIRLGDFPMNAALSEDEKYLAISHSGQSKAEIWLMDLKTKKNVQKIELPDTWYGIKFVGRKLYVSGGYQNCVFTFNVKKGRLAAADTICFAEPRPQYDGALQGLDVQKNMLAVVFRKDSSFRVMDLKSKKQEVMKLDGMPFTCVFLKDGSVMVSIWGSKKVEVFKKMKLQYEIPTGDHPNEITLSKDGMYAYIACSNDNTVTIIDSEKKKAIASVSTAIHPDAPEGSTTNSLALVPDQNRILAANADNNSLTVIDIEKKDTPMPLGFIPVGWYPTKVMVLKNKTVLVLNGKGSRSFPNPDGHYIANLMEGSLSIFPLPDEMKLVEYSTQVFSNTPYKHEQLLNVPFIDESAIPHKVGDPSPIKHVFYIIKENRTYDQVLGDMKEGNGDSSLCIFGDKVTPNHHKLAREFTLFDNFYVNSEVSADGHNWSMAGYATDYIEKTWPTQYGKRGGEYDFEGGQAAGTPTSGYIWTIAAKHKVSYRSYGEFITADEIVGKPGTPREKELEGHFAPYYRGWDLEYSDVDRFKEWNKEFSEFEKNGSLPQLCIMHLPNDHTAGSKKGALSPRAYVAQNDYGLGMIVDRISKSKFWLESAIFVLEDDAQSGPDHVDAHRSMCLVLSPFIKKHDVNHTLYTTASMLRTMELILGLPPMSQYDAAAPPMFNAFTTPADTASYTAEKPRWNLNERNKGGSYGEALMDKFNMKKEDSMPDREFSEIIWRVVTGNPMPAPRYSIFSKIMLSDERCEDAKSIKY, encoded by the coding sequence TTGAAAATTCGTTTTCTCATGATACTCACTTTTATCGTAGTTGCCACTCTTCATTCTCAAATTCCGGGTGAGAAAGACAACCGCATGCTCTTGCCAAATGGATGGTGGCTCTCACCCGCTGGTGAACAGATTCGTTTGGGTGATTTTCCCATGAATGCAGCCCTTTCCGAAGATGAAAAGTATCTTGCGATTTCGCACAGCGGACAATCGAAGGCAGAAATCTGGCTGATGGATTTAAAAACGAAGAAGAATGTGCAGAAGATCGAATTGCCGGACACGTGGTACGGAATAAAGTTTGTAGGCAGAAAGCTCTACGTTTCAGGCGGTTACCAAAACTGCGTATTCACATTCAATGTGAAAAAAGGGAGATTAGCAGCGGCGGACACGATTTGCTTTGCCGAACCGCGCCCTCAGTACGATGGAGCGCTGCAAGGATTGGATGTACAGAAGAATATGCTTGCAGTTGTTTTCCGTAAAGACAGTTCTTTCCGTGTGATGGATCTGAAATCAAAAAAGCAGGAAGTGATGAAGTTGGATGGAATGCCATTTACTTGCGTGTTCCTGAAAGATGGTTCAGTGATGGTTTCAATTTGGGGATCGAAGAAGGTGGAAGTATTCAAGAAGATGAAGCTTCAATATGAAATTCCGACCGGTGATCATCCTAATGAAATAACGCTCTCGAAGGACGGCATGTACGCATATATCGCTTGTTCCAACGATAATACAGTGACCATCATCGATTCTGAAAAGAAGAAAGCCATTGCATCTGTTTCTACAGCAATTCATCCGGATGCACCGGAAGGCTCGACGACGAACTCACTTGCACTGGTTCCAGATCAAAACAGAATACTTGCGGCGAACGCAGACAATAATTCGCTTACCGTCATTGATATAGAAAAAAAGGATACACCGATGCCTCTTGGATTCATTCCTGTTGGTTGGTATCCGACAAAGGTCATGGTGCTGAAGAACAAAACGGTTCTTGTGCTGAACGGCAAAGGCAGCCGTTCGTTCCCAAATCCTGATGGACACTATATAGCCAATCTCATGGAAGGTTCGCTTTCAATCTTCCCGCTGCCGGACGAAATGAAATTGGTAGAGTACTCGACACAGGTTTTCTCGAACACACCGTACAAACATGAACAGTTGCTTAATGTTCCTTTCATAGACGAGAGTGCCATTCCTCACAAAGTTGGTGATCCGTCGCCGATTAAGCATGTCTTTTATATCATCAAAGAAAATCGGACGTACGATCAAGTGCTGGGTGATATGAAAGAAGGCAATGGTGATTCGTCGCTCTGTATCTTTGGCGATAAAGTAACTCCGAATCATCACAAGTTGGCACGCGAGTTCACATTGTTTGATAATTTTTACGTTAATTCGGAAGTCAGCGCAGACGGACATAACTGGTCTATGGCCGGCTATGCAACGGATTATATCGAGAAGACGTGGCCTACCCAGTATGGCAAGCGCGGCGGTGAATATGATTTTGAAGGCGGGCAAGCTGCCGGCACTCCAACATCAGGATATATTTGGACGATTGCTGCGAAACACAAAGTCAGTTACCGGAGTTATGGCGAATTTATTACTGCGGATGAAATCGTTGGGAAGCCTGGTACACCGCGTGAAAAAGAATTGGAAGGACATTTTGCACCGTACTATCGCGGATGGGATTTGGAATATTCAGATGTAGATCGTTTCAAAGAGTGGAATAAAGAGTTTTCAGAGTTCGAGAAGAATGGTAGTTTGCCCCAGCTTTGCATTATGCATTTGCCAAATGATCATACTGCCGGATCAAAAAAAGGCGCCTTATCGCCGCGTGCGTACGTTGCGCAGAATGATTACGGACTTGGTATGATTGTCGATCGAATTTCGAAAAGTAAATTTTGGTTGGAAAGTGCGATTTTTGTTTTAGAGGATGATGCACAGAGTGGTCCTGATCATGTGGACGCTCACCGTTCAATGTGCCTTGTTCTAAGCCCATTCATCAAGAAGCACGATGTGAATCACACTCTTTATACTACTGCTTCAATGCTGCGCACGATGGAATTAATTCTCGGGCTGCCTCCGATGAGCCAGTACGATGCCGCCGCTCCGCCGATGTTCAATGCTTTTACGACTCCGGCAGATACCGCGAGCTACACAGCAGAAAAACCGCGTTGGAATTTGAACGAACGAAATAAAGGCGGTTCCTATGGTGAAGCGTTGATGGATAAATTCAATATGAAAAAAGAAGATAGCATGCCGGACCGCGAGTTCAGCGAAATTATCTGGCGGGTGGTGACAGGTAACCCAATGCCTGCGCCGCGATATTCCATATTCTCGAAAATAATGCTTTCCGACGAACGCTGCGAAGATGCAAAAAGCATAAAGTACTAA